One segment of Drosophila willistoni isolate 14030-0811.24 unplaced genomic scaffold, UCI_dwil_1.1 Seg848, whole genome shotgun sequence DNA contains the following:
- the LOC124462032 gene encoding nucleoplasmin-like protein ANO39, translated as MNAFNVNFGQDEGVVRRGAAPRANMERGDWHGSDEESDDDEPDMKDPAIAASSDEENDEDVDDSGYGSEESEAESAINQGHQEEESDEEIWRELDEAIRMMDDEEARDASSGRSSPEEYAPWEQNEIYEPPARLWEPARPPTPFRMVDSMTKKDRYSGKFVTAGITTGS; from the exons ATGAATGcgtttaacgtaaattttggcCAGGATGAAGGCGTAGTTCGACGAGGTGCGGCACCGCGGGCCAATATGGAACGCGGTGACTGGCACGGGTCCGATGAGGAGTCCGACGACGATGAGCCGGATATGAAAGATCCGGCAATCGCCGCCTCATCGGACGAGGAGAACGATGAGGACGTAGATGACAGCGGCTACGGATCTGAGGAGAGCGAAGCCGAGTCGGCGATAAACCAGGGCCACCAGGAGGAGGAGAGTGATGAGGAAATATGGAGGGAACTAGACGAGGCGATACGCATGATGGACGACGAAGAGGCGAGAGATGCGAGCAGCGGCCGGAGTAGCCCAGAAGAGTATGCGCCGTGGGAGCAAAATGAGATATATGAGCCTCCGGCAAGATTGTGGGAGCCAGCGCGGCCACCAACGCCGTTTCGTATGGTGGACTCAAT gacaaaaaaggatcgttacagtGGCAAATTCGTCACTGCGGGAATTACCACCGGGAGCTAG